Below is a genomic region from Deferribacterota bacterium.
CCGGTGAATAAATCAGGTTACTTCCGAAGGATAAATTCTTATCACCTATATCATCTAAAATTTCTTTAACAGAACTTTCTACCTTATCTGGAGAAAAACCTGCAGTACCAAAAAAAGCTAACATACCAGCTTTAGCCATAGTTGTAACCATTTTTACTGAGGTTATCCCTCTATACATTGCGCCAGCAACATAAGGAAACCTAACATTATGAACCTCTGTAAATGATCTATCTCCTAGCCATTCAGGGTAAATGGGGGGCAAAACCCCTATTAATCCATAGTTAATATTATCATCTATTGAATAATCAATATTTCCTTCATTAGCTGGAAACAATATTCCCGTCTTCATATTCCTTATTACATAAACTGGTTTTCTAACATTATTTATTATTTCTATATAGTCTTTTAATTCTGGAATATTTTTCTTAGGTTGCCAAGATCCAATTATATCAAAACTCCCATTTTCTACCATAATCCATCCTTTGCTAGTTTAGTAAAATTATGTTTAATACTTTATTTACCAAGTATACCATTAGCAATTTATTGTTTTATTGTCAACTATAAATTAATGATAAACTAAAGTATAACAATAATCTTTTGATAAAATTCTAAAATTATATTTATATTCTAAGCCTCTGTAAAAATATGTCCCATGTGAACAATCTTTATCTTCAATTTGACTATTAAGTGTTAAAGTTCTAAAATCAGAACTTAAACCTGTTCCATAAGCCTTAAGCATAGCTTCTTTAAAAGTCCATAATCTGTAAAAAATTAAATATTTTTCATTATTGTCACTGCCCTGTATAATATTATACTCATCTTTGTTGTAAAAATTTCTAGCAATACTTACAACATCCCTACATCTATCTATATATTCTACATCAACCCCAATTTGACTGTCCAATACAAAAACAAATAATATTAAATCTTTGGAATGTGATATATTAAAATTTAGATTAATCTTATTAATGCCACCCCCTAACTTTGGTTTTCCCCTGTTATCATAAATAATTGATACATTTCTAGCTTCGATATTTAAATATTTACTTATTAAATACCTTAATATGCCTCTTGAAAATACAAATCGCCTTTTATCCTTATTAAACTTATATCTTTCAAATCTCTTTTTTTCTCTTTCA
It encodes:
- a CDS encoding 2-nitropropane dioxygenase, producing the protein MVENGSFDIIGSWQPKKNIPELKDYIEIINNVRKPVYVIRNMKTGILFPANEGNIDYSIDDNINYGLIGVLPPIYPEWLGDRSFTEVHNVRFPYVAGAMYRGITSVKMVTTMAKAGMLAFFGTAGFSPDKVESSVKEILDDIGDKNLSFGSNLIYSP
- a CDS encoding 4'-phosphopantetheinyl transferase superfamily protein, whose product is MVKSKKLYFFNNSNLNSYFNIEKDVIHIWIINTTNEIVEKNFNVYYNLLNEREKKRFERYKFNKDKRRFVFSRGILRYLISKYLNIEARNVSIIYDNRGKPKLGGGINKINLNFNISHSKDLILFVFVLDSQIGVDVEYIDRCRDVVSIARNFYNKDEYNIIQGSDNNEKYLIFYRLWTFKEAMLKAYGTGLSSDFRTLTLNSQIEDKDCSHGTYFYRGLEYKYNFRILSKDYCYTLVYH